The Oxyura jamaicensis isolate SHBP4307 breed ruddy duck chromosome 5, BPBGC_Ojam_1.0, whole genome shotgun sequence region TTAGGCTCTTAAGTCCCTGACTTAAATGAGATTTAGGTGCCAAACCTTCCCTGATGCATTTGAAAATCCCACTCAACACCTCTCCGAACGTTCGGGGAAATAGACTACTGAAAATCTGGCCCTTAGACACCGATACAGCTGGTGTGTCTGGAAttaacagtttaaaaagaagTGCTGGCTCGTGACTAAATGGAAGAGACATCTGGGAAGAGCAAATATCGAAGACGTTATGAAAAACCAGAATGAGAATTTAATTCAAGGCTGATATTTgcacagtaacttttttttttttgtccacagATTTCAGGGGGgacatccctgctgctgctgctcctggattTGCCCACAAACACAAGCAATGCTCCCTGCACAGCATGGCAGCACGTTAGATGCCCTTGGCTTGAACCTGtgatttacacttttttttttaggaaaaaagatgCAGCAGATTAAGACAAGGGGTAGTAGGACAACAGAGCTGTCACACCGCTGACGAccacagctgtgcagcagcaaacACACATGCCCAAGAGGCGAGGGAATATTTTGGGGGCTGTTTAGAAAGGACAGTCTGCATCGTAGTTATTAGAACAAAATGCCTGTTTTTAAACTAATGGTGGGGCCAAAGTGCAGAGCtgagttttccatttctgttctgatGTTTGCAGCATGACAGAGGTGATGAACACACGGGAACCGGTGATGGAGGAATTCACGCTCAGCCAGTCTCCTGAGGAAGAAGGAGGCCCTTCCAGCCAGGTACCACTAGAAAAACTATGTCCTGAgttgcttttcaaaagcagcgTAACGCAGTAATAACTTCTGTGCATGTACGTATGAAGATATGATGCAGACTCCCAGCAAATACTGTCCCACAGCTTTTACAGAGCCACCTGTGCAATGAGCTCCAGGCTTGAAGGGCGCTTCCTCTTTTAGCAAAGATATGATCTGAAATGACCACGTAATTCACCCAGATAGCTATGGCACTGCTCCAGTAGCACTGGCCAGGCGCAGGACGTTTTCTGTACCCAGGCAGTCCCACACCCACACAGGTGCCCACTCGTGGTGCCGTTTCCCACAGGAGGGTCCACGGTGTCCTGAGGCACCAGCTTGGTCCCCATGGTTGTGCTCGTGGCGTGGCATGTGGCTGCTGGGGGACAGACCTCCTCAACGTGTCCTGGTGGACCCGAGTTGCTTCTCAACACAAGATGCATTATTGCAAGCAGAGtcagtgctgcacctgggtAACTGCTGTAGGAGAAAACTGTTATAGGTTAGAGTCAAACATCTGCAAGCTGGGGAAGTCAGAACTGAAAACTTGCAAATTCCTTTCAGGCCACTGGTGCGTATAACGAAAGGCTGTGTGCAGTTCACCATAgaccttccttttcttcaccaGCCTCGCAGGATAGACACTGCACACTCTCAGAgcacattttcagtattttctttttttcactgagTGCCCAGTCCCGGTTTTCATCATTGTGTCACTGTACCCTGTCTGGACTCTGTGCCAGCCACAACTCCATGAAGTCTTTAGGGTTTTCCTATGGTGTCTCAGCTCATCTACTCCAGAGGTTTTTTCCATCTGGTTTACCCCCACCTCTGGGCAGGACAATCCTATCCCACTTTAGTGGTGGCCAGCAGaggcaagaaagcaaaaagaaacgAGAGGTAATGCAAAGCCAGTGACTCAGCAGGAAAGCTAGGTTTCTTCCAGCAACTTCCAAGCCCTTTGGCCAGGAGACCAGtccttctcttcctgcagtCTCCTGCCCACTCGTCACACACTCCAGCTTCCGCAGAAAAACACTGCGCTGCTTCCTGCCGGTCCTGACTCATTCCTGGGGGGACGTGGTAAATGCTGGGCACCGGGGGAAAAACATGACGTGGTTCGtgtgaggaaaggctgcaggAGAACAGCACAAGTGAGGACAGACAAACTGAAGCTGCACAGGTGCCTTTCCTAAATTTTGTTGCAGCCTTAGCAATCGCCTTTCAGCACATTTTTAGAGCAGAGTGTGTCATTTCTAAGGTCTTCAGAAAGATGGAAATAACAGGAATTTTGTTGCACTGCGTCGCCCCTGTCAGGGAGTATGGGCAGGCTTGGGGACATGCGGCACTCCCACCATCCAAGCAGACTGAGCGGGTCACTGTCCCCTGCACGGGCAGCCCTGTGAGACAACGGGGCAATTTAACCACAATTTTCTGGCTATTTTCTGTCATCTGAGCCATGAGGATCACAGACCCAGGCTCCTCCGTGGGTCTGAAGAAGAGTGCACAGCTGCTGTGAGGTATCTCTCGACCTGCCCCAGCCAGGGTGTTGTCACCATGTCTCATGTTTGGAAATAGCTGGAAAATATTAGCAACTTCTTAAGAATTCCTCCCAATCAAGACAGCTGCCAtggcaatttattttcaaattataaacaggtctggaggaggctgtaTAATGAGGAGTTGAAGAGAACTTTTCTGATAAGCAGCGTGAGCAGCATTGCTTGATCAGGACAAGTTACACCCATGTGAGTGCAGCTCATAGAAGCATTAGAAAGGTTTAACCTCAGTGATTCCCTTGGTCTAGCTGCACTGAAGGGCTTTTTCCTATATTGTGTCTCAATTTGCAAGACTCACTAtagtataaaacatttttcatcttcatgtaCATTTGCAGGGATGGATCCCCACAATACTATCCTGGATAGATAGAAACATGCTTGCTGCTTTCCAGACACATAGGAAAGGAACTGCCCCTTCCCACAGGCATGCATCCCCATGCCAGCACTGGTGCCAAGTGGGACAACTGAGTCGAGCTCTTAGAAAGGAGCAGCTCACGGGATGAAAGGAGATTGCAAAAGTCACAGAGCAAACACCTCCAGTGGGTTATGACACTGCAGTCCCCAGGTCCCTGGCAATGTCCTGGGGGACATGCACAGTTTTATGGTGGTTGGGGAATATCTGCATATTTCTGCCTGTGCTTGTAGCAGGAGCTGTGTTGAGACTGGCTCACGTAACAGCAGTGCTCGGTCTAACCAGAAACCCTGATACAGTGGTGAGCACATTGCAAATATGTGGGCAGGTTCCCACCAGCACACAGCAAACCCATGGAAGCACCTGGAATTAAACTGGGATGCTTCTTTGGTTCTTGTCTCAGCCCCTGGTGTTCAGTCCCTTGGTCTGCCCCTTGCTGGAGGACTTGGAGTGAGTTTTTgtccagggaaaaaaagggggggggggggggaaaaaaaaaagcccaacaaccacaaagcaaaactaaacaaaGTACACCGAGGGACTGCAATGAACCAGCTATATTGGAGACAAGAAAGCACTTTTATGTGTTATAGTATCTTTCCCTACAAATACCTAGTTCAGCTTCAAACTCTAATCACTATATAATGTTTGACCTGCAGGTTCAGTGTGACAAATGTAATAATAGCTGGCGCTATCCTCTGTGTAAAGATGATTTCTGGGGCTACCTGCTTGCATGAATGCAccataaaatattgtttcacaTAACATAAAAGAGCTCTGCAGCATGGCAGCTTCTTAATAAACCGGTACTgcatgaaaatatgaataaatcaTATCAGAGCAAAAGGACGGCGGCCagaagggctggagcagccacTTAGCTTACCATTACAGCAGTGACCTTTGTGTCCTACAAACCCAGCAGAAGTGAAACATGGCGGTTTGGCAACACGGTGAATTTTGTTGCCAAAGTCTCTATTTTCTCTGTGCACATTGGATCACACAGGTCAGTCTGCACCAGATTGAAGGGGGTTTTTGATGGACATTGTAGTGCATGCCAGGTATAGAAAGGATGCTAAGATGGAGCATGTACCTCGCTTGCTCTGAATATGGATCCCTGGGCAAGGCTTTGACAGGCATGTCCCCAAATGTCTCCCCAGGCCTTCCCCGACACACGTGAGAAATACCCCAAGCTGTCCAAAAGACTGCCATCGATCGTGGTGGAGCCAACTGAGTCCGGGGAGGTGGAGAGCGGGGAGCTGCGCTGGCCTCCCGATGACCTGAAATCAGCAGAGGACAAGGGTCTTCATGGTGACCAAAGAGTCTGcgtccagcagcagcagcagatggatCTGGAAGGTCTGAATGAGTAGTTTTCGACCCTGTTCCCCATAGGAAAATAGCAGTTTCAGGTCATGCCATTCACTGAGGTCAGCAGAGTACCAAGTAGCAGTGGATGCTTGAAGGTGCCCAGAAACCCCTGCAATGGAAAGGGAGTCCTGAAAATGCCCTTGTGGCTTTCGAGGACACAGAGTTTACAATTGCATCAGGTTCAGTGCTGGCCACTCACATGGCCAACGCTGCACATCAGCAGTCACTCTAGGAAACAATAACCCTGTTCAATGGTGTCTATCTACCTCGCCATCTCTTAGCCTAGAAGCAGAGTATTTAATAGCTCTGCATTTTCAAAGCATCGTGGTGTCCCAGGAGTGCATTAATGTAACAGGAGCTCACAAGTACGTAGATATGACTAATGGTGTCACTGTGGGGTAAATATGGCTAGAGATAAGAGCTTGTCAGTGTAGCTTGTTCtctatttctgtgtgtttttttgttttttgtttttttttttggttttgttttgttttgtttggttggttggttggttggttggttggtttttttcgTCTCACTGCTCTCCCTTAGAGAGTGACATTTCAGTGCACCAACATTTCCCATGCAAAAGCTCAGAGACAGCAGCAAGGATGGGGTGCAAGATGCACCGCCCCTTGCCTTCCAAGGGGCAATGACACAAGGTCTCAAATGTCAAATCCTCTGCTGTTCCAGTAGCCATTCCTAGGTGGTGGCAACCACAGGGTCGTATCACTCAAGATGTATGAGCCAAATGTACGGCCTGAGCTCCAGGCTGTGCATTACGGCCTCTGTGTTGTGCTTGTGCAGTGACATTGGGACTTGTTATGTCTTCAGAGCTGAGAAGACTAAGACAGAGCTTCACTAAGACAGCAGGTAGCCCTCCCACAGTGGCGGCTGTCCTGCTTTTAATGAGAGGGATCATCACCTTATCTCATTAATACCCATCCTCAGGTCTGAAGTCCCTGTGAAGTCAGGCTGTGATGCACTCAGAGTACCCTCCAGGTTCAGCTGCTGGTTTGCCAGTACAGTAAATTACCAGTTTCAAGGCTGAGCACCCTGATGGATCATCTGCCTCGTGGAGCAGGGAGTCAAATGAAGGGTGATGTACAGTGTGGGGGAAAAATACTGACAAACCATTTCTTTGCAGATACTTTAGCGCATCCAGCTCAAGAAGTGGAAGACAGTACAGATACTCTggaaagcagaactgaaaaggaTGAGTAGGAACTCCGTGGCCTCAGAAGTGAAACTTCATTGTGAATGTTGTTGACAAGCTAACACACTCTGAAGACATGTCAAACTAATCTGTATTTAAATCTGCAAGGGTTTTATTTAGTTAGTACCTGGTAAGAAGTGTATGGGCTTTAGAACtgttctttttaacattttgcttttcaggctGGGATTCatattatttgtttaatttttccttggggaaaaagaaagggacaTGTTAGGAAATGCATCACAGACATAagattgcaaaggaaaaatgttcctAATTTCAATTAGCACATTTCATtggatttacattttttaagcaAGGCTGCTTTCAGGTATCAACAGCAGGACCAAGGGGTTACATTTCTCCAGAAGGGATGTCTTAAATCTAAAACCTTTCTTGTTTTTAGCCATTTGAAACTAGCACTGTGATATTATGGACAATAGATGTAATATAATGTCACCATTTGATTTTGTAACTTTTGTATAGAGACGCAAGTGTAAGATTAGCCTCCATCGCTACGCAGGATCTCCAGGCTGCCGCCCGGGTGCGGATCAGAGCAGTTCTCTCCCTTTGGCTAACCTGTGCAAATTGAGATGAACCAGCCTTGTACTAACCGTCTTTTCGATAAGGCTCTGAAgcttcagaaatgctttcttgcTGTACATTGACGAGCTGGAATAGCTAGTCGCTGGTGTTCGTGGAGTGAGACTGTTTGTTGTAGATTTGGTTGGGTGGATCGTGCTGTTTGTGCGCACTTCGGGGACCAGGTCCAGCTCGCTACTGAAGCCAGTGAAATGGCTTCTGCTTCTGCCAAGGCTGGATTTGTCCCACCTTGTTAATAGAAGTTGTTGTGACTATTCTTTTGGTATGTTTTATGTATAAAATAGGTGCAGaggctcagctgctcctccctcAGCCCAAGCTAGGCAGTGGTTGGGGCAGGTGAGGGGAGTTCTGTGGCACAGCCCAAACCTCCTCTACATTCGTGGAGCCTTTCCACATGATGCCAGGTCCCCTCTGAGCCATCTGCGGTGGGAAGGGGTGGAAGAGGGCCGAGGTGGTGGGATGCACACCAGCCTCTGTCCTGCCCTGGCAGTGCTGCCCACGGGAGCGCGTATGGCGTGGGGGTCCTCACCTGCAGCTCGGCCCCCTTGGTTGTGGTTGCACAGCCACCTCTGGTAGGCCACAGCTCATGGTGGGACAAGCTGTCTCTGCATGCCATCCGCTGGATTCTCCTTGTCTCCCTGCCTGGAGATGGATCCGGGGGCCTTTTTCACAGGGGTGAGCCTGCTCCTCCATGAGGACCTTCCAGAGACTCCCTCCAACCAGGCACCATCCCAGGAGAAGCAAAGATCTCGGCCCAAAACATTACCCCTTGGACAGTGTCGGTGGAGATAATGCATGTTTTGAAAAGGGTTCGACTGTTTCGGTGACAAGTGTCCTGTAAGCTACGAAGTTGGATTTCTCCATCTCGGCAGGGCTGGATGGGTTCTGTACTTCCAATTAATGTTGCATCCGGAAGAAGCCGCTCGCTGTGGGTGGAAAGAAATAACAGGATTTCTTCCAGCGTTAACTCCCGAGTTGACTTTCAAGTGCATTCTTCTATCCAGTAATAATTTTCTCTAAAGGAAACTTTTAATTGTGTGATGATGGATAAAATTTACGGGGCAGATGTATTGATAAGTTTATACCTTCTTAGCAAccaaatttaatatatttacttaCAAAGAATTCTGTGCAATGAATGTTTAatacaaaggaaagagaatattttacttcaaaGCAACATTAATTTATGTACAAAATTATAGCTCATTATTTGGGGTGTTTGGGATCTAGGACCCTTTTTATAAGCAGTGTAGTGTAGTATAACGTGATACGTAAGTTAAACTTTGCTCTCTCAACCTATATAACCACCTGTTTTGCCTTTTTGGTGTAGACATTCTTACCCACGCTGTCAGAGGACTATTCTGTTGGATGAATGGTCAGAGCACCAGGTCTCGACAGAGCAGCGGAGGGTGTCAAGCGCACCTCCTAAATCCAGCTGCCATTCCTGCTGCCCCCTCGGCTGGTGGCAGCCTTCCTGCAAAGCCGAGGAAGCGAGAACAAGCTGGGTCAGGCACTGAGAAGTAACACGGGGCTGCAGCTCGGGTGCGAGGTGCTCTTTAAACGCAGCCCTTGTGCCGGCTGCTGAGAAGTTTTCCGAAGCtctggggaaaagcagcaaggaTGACGATGTATTTTTGGCTGCGTGATTTCCTTTAACCTGCGTCTGCCCAGCTCCGCAAGGAATGACGTTAGACGTGTTGCTTGATTTGCTTTTCACTTTATAAGAGGAAAACCAGTTGTTTGGAACACTTCCCCCAATTTTATGCACTCTCTATCTGCTTTCAGACgctccctcccttcctgctctgGATGGCCCTTATCCCATTTCCACCTGAGGTCAATGGCACTTCCCTAAGTAAGTTTcccaaagaaacaacaaaattctATATCCACCCTGAAAATATGCCTCAGGACGCTACTTTTTGGGGTTGGAATACACAacgctgcagcccctgcagaaaTGCCAGATTTCCTCCTTCCAGCCTCGTTACTCCCCTCTTTCCTGTTTCCTCTTTCTCGCAGCTCCCCCTCAGTATTTCAGCTGAAGCAAATGGATGCTTCAAACTTCAGCTTTCCACTAAAGCTGTGTGGCCCCAGTTTAACCACCACTCAAAGCCAAACTCCTcctcccatttttatttttctgaacatggGCCAGAAGCCCTGAAGTAGGAGAGCAAGATAGAGAGAAACTTGTTTTATACAAACAAGCCCTATTTATTCAACTTGCAGGTCTATGAATGTCCACTTACTTTGTCTGTGTGCAAGTGTTGTCTCTGATAAACTCAAtagttgttttgtatttttttctggatgaaaagctttgtagaaactaaaaatgaaaaaaaaaagacattcagtCATATTTTTCTAGTCTAGCTTGTAGAATATTTCATGTAGTGCAGAAAGGAAGTTTTATGGAGTAAGACATTGTTGGATTTTGCtctatttcagttctttctaattttgtaaaatGCCACCTGTACATAATACTCGACTAATGTATGTCCTGTAGATGTATTACACCGTTTAGCCTATTAAATGCCTATAATGGACCAATTGGAGGATGTGGTGTAGTTGCAGCGTCTCGCTTTAAAAGGACAGAGATCTGCttgggcagctgctggcccaCCGCTGGCCCAGGGAAGGCAGCCTGCCCCATGCCTGCCTTTGCCTCTGGCACGCAGCTGAATTCAGATCCACTCCCTCAGCACTTGCCATTTCCACCTCTTTCTTTCGAGCCCTGCCTCGACCCGGCAGCTCGAACCTCGCCGCTCCTTGCTGGGTGTTTCTGGCTGCCCCTCGCCCCAGGTAGCAGCCGGTCCCCGCGTGCCGTGAGCCAGCTGGCCGCCTTCCCTCACCCCCTAATGCGATGcacatttttagcattttctggAAAAGCTTTTGTGGAGCCCAGCAGGAACTCACATTACTAGAAACCTATACCCGTGCAAGGGGAGCGGGGTCACGTGGCAGAGAAGATGAGAGGCTGAGATAGCCTGCGCTgaacaaacaattttattttatattttccagaaatgccAACTTACCAAAAAGTTAGGGATCGGGAAAGTGGGGGTGAGACTCTGCCCCTTCCCTTTATCAAGAGGCTCAGAgcaaaagcagctctgctcgcTGGGATGGGTACAccagcacagcacggcacagagcgctgcctggggacacagccagcCCCTCCGCAGCCGGGCTGGGGACCTGCCACCCGCAGTGCCCTGtgggcagcactggggagggAAATTCCCTGAACCCCAAGGGTCAGGCGATGGGCCCAGCTTTGGCACCGCAGCACTTGCGAACCTGATGCCTGGTGTCACTCCGTACTGGAGTTACACTTGTGCCACGCATGGAAAATCTCCAGTCCGGGCATAAATTTCCCCAGGGGTGGGGGGTAGGGAGACTGACCCTGCCTCCTTCGCACCCTCCTGGGTGTCTGAACCCAGCCCTGGGGCATGCAGGAGCCATCCCATCCTTCTGGGGCTGTCAGGCGTGGTGTTCAGCCACAGCAGGATGCAGCAGGTGCTGCCTGGTGGCTGAACGCAGTTCCAAATGGGGCTCATTTTATGTTGCCCTGCGATCCGTGCTGAGCCCTGGCTGCTCATGGGAACAGTGTCATCTTGCTCCTATCATTTCAAACTTAAATAAACATTCTCAGGttcatttaatgttttcccATTAACATATTATCAGATCATTTTGTTTATTCAGATGTCTGCTTAGTAATTATTTCTTGTAGCTGTATCCCACTTAACACTCCTGTCTAAAGGAGCAAATAACTTTTGCAGAGGAATTAGCCTGTATTTAAACCATCTGAGGTGGAAACTGGCTTCTGTGGTGCTAAACTAAAAAGTTTCACTTCCAAATCAAACCACATCCTATGTTGTGTTTTTGACAGCTTTTGTTTCAAATCCAATGTTTGTGTGAATTCCTCTCTGGAGAAAGGTGATCCCTGACAGTGACAGGGAGCCACATCTgccacagcaggcagcacatCCCTTACGTTCATGTTACAAACGCTGTTATCCATATGCACTGCTTCTACCACAAATTACAGCAGGAGACCTTTCCTCCTTTTATCCTTGAAAATAAACTGTGGCTTTTGTGGCTTTTATTTCAATGAACCAATGTTTAAATTCACGCAGTTCTGCAAAATGAGGATTTtaatgaagtttcttttttttttcttttcaaagttttcattgaaaaaattaaacttgatAGACTAAAAAGCTGCAATTTTCCCTTAAGAATGCTGATAAAGCATTATTCTCCATTTTCCCCAACATTTCTGCCATGAAGCTTCATGCCAAGCCTTAGCAGACCTCCGCTCTGCGCAGCCCAGGTGGGAGTGGGGGCCTCCAGGGAGGTGGGCACGCAGACCTTCCTGATCCTGGTCATGCTCTCAGCCCCCAGACTTTACACTAGAGAGGACAAGAATCTTTTCGTCCTGCCTGACAATTCGTGCACACATCCCCCAAAGGAAATCTGTATAAAGCTCCCGTGGTTGCGGTGAGTCCAGCCGTTAAATGGATGTTTGCAATCACGCCAGCATTCCGCTTCAGCAAGAAGCCCAGAGTGTGACAGACTCTCTTTATGAATTAGTCATTTAATTTATGAAACGTGGGTTGGATATTGTCACATACTCAGGTGTCCTCCGTACCCCTGACAGCTGCACTCCCCCGCATTGCTATTCAGCGGGTGACGCAGCCACGAAAACCCTGGGGACTGGGATGCTGCCTGGACAGACAGCCAgacccaggagctggggaaaaCTCCAGGCACCTCACTGCTGGAAGCCTGAGAATAAATTATTGCCCCTGCTGATTGTTCACTGGTGACGATTCAAGCAGGAAGGAATAGCAGAAGGACCTGTCCCATCAGAcctgccttccccctgcccagctggcCTTGGCAGCCCTTGCGTGCCCTCCAGCATTAGCCCTTCAATCTGGTCAGGTCTAGTGACAAAAACATGgggacaaaacaaaataaactggtCATGTGATGAAAACCTGAtgctttaaaacacagctgGCAAACacaagtaagaaaagaagagcaaaagc contains the following coding sequences:
- the LBHD2 gene encoding LBH domain-containing protein 2, producing the protein MTEVMNTREPVMEEFTLSQSPEEEGGPSSQAFPDTREKYPKLSKRLPSIVVEPTESGEVESGELRWPPDDLKSAEDKGLHGDQRVCVQQQQQMDLEDTLAHPAQEVEDSTDTLESRTEKDE